A stretch of Roseibium porphyridii DNA encodes these proteins:
- a CDS encoding HpcH/HpaI aldolase family protein: MKNPKNLFKAALRARKHQLGIWNTIGGNAVPELLGGAGFDWVLIDCEHSPVEALDVLPALQAIAGDPTTSAVVRPAANDPVLFKRLLDFGAQTLMVPYVQTAEEAAAAVSAMRYAPRGIRGMAGMTRATRYGKVDDYYNIAEEELCLIVQLETQTALDNLEAISKTDGVDAVFIGPADLSASMGIPGQMNHPDVQSAIKEAFERLKAMGVPYGILTLDPDAAGSYMSQGTAFTAVGVDLALLADAVATLKARF; encoded by the coding sequence ATGAAAAATCCGAAAAACCTTTTCAAGGCCGCATTGCGTGCAAGGAAACACCAGCTAGGCATCTGGAATACGATTGGCGGTAATGCCGTCCCCGAACTTCTTGGAGGCGCGGGATTTGACTGGGTCCTGATCGATTGCGAGCATTCTCCGGTTGAAGCACTGGATGTTCTGCCCGCCCTCCAGGCAATCGCAGGCGACCCGACCACAAGCGCCGTTGTCCGCCCTGCCGCCAACGATCCAGTCCTCTTCAAAAGGCTGCTCGATTTCGGCGCACAGACGCTTATGGTCCCTTATGTGCAAACTGCGGAAGAGGCGGCGGCAGCCGTCAGTGCAATGCGTTACGCACCGCGCGGTATTCGCGGCATGGCCGGCATGACGCGTGCTACCCGCTATGGCAAGGTGGATGATTACTACAACATCGCGGAAGAAGAACTCTGCCTGATCGTCCAACTCGAAACCCAAACCGCATTGGACAATCTGGAAGCGATTTCCAAGACCGACGGTGTTGATGCCGTCTTCATTGGCCCTGCTGACCTGAGTGCCAGTATGGGCATCCCTGGTCAGATGAACCACCCCGACGTTCAATCCGCAATCAAAGAAGCGTTTGAGCGCCTCAAGGCAATGGGCGTTCCCTACGGTATCTTGACGCTCGATCCCGATGCAGCCGGAAGCTACATGTCGCAAGGCACCGCGTTCACAGCAGTCGGCGTCGATCTCGCACTGCTTGCAGACGCTGTCGCGACGCTCAAGGCACGGTTTTGA
- a CDS encoding sugar kinase — MDNLETRFFNPGMTTAQILALGEPLIEMVRLADQIDGRPAYRQNVGGDTLNALVAAARQGGATGYLSAVGSDPFGEDILALCDQEGIDRSNILVRPEDPTGVNFIHPHPAGRQFFYARRGSAASHYSVSDLPQDAIANARILHVSAVSLAISPEMRRAVLQAAKLAKDSETLVSFDLNLRLNLWSLDTARQTIEAFLPLADIVLPSDDEANTLLGTCDPKAQIAHFQRHGARFVLLKRGHQGAVLATSADQFEIRAPHADAVDATGAGDSFAGAFLAYLLETGNETEAARRAAIVAAGTVSGYGAIEAIPDRTTVLKTAG; from the coding sequence ATGGACAATCTTGAGACGAGGTTCTTTAATCCGGGCATGACCACTGCACAGATACTTGCCCTTGGAGAGCCTTTGATCGAGATGGTTCGACTGGCGGACCAAATTGATGGGCGGCCTGCCTATCGGCAAAATGTTGGAGGTGACACACTCAACGCTCTCGTGGCAGCAGCACGCCAGGGAGGGGCCACCGGATATCTTTCCGCAGTCGGCAGTGATCCTTTCGGCGAAGACATCCTGGCGCTCTGTGACCAAGAAGGCATAGACAGGTCCAACATCCTTGTGCGGCCGGAAGATCCAACCGGCGTCAATTTTATCCATCCTCATCCGGCGGGGCGGCAGTTCTTCTATGCAAGGCGCGGTTCGGCCGCGAGCCACTATTCTGTTTCCGACTTGCCCCAGGACGCCATCGCAAACGCGAGAATTCTCCATGTTTCGGCCGTTAGCCTTGCCATTAGCCCGGAAATGCGACGGGCCGTGCTTCAGGCGGCAAAGCTGGCAAAGGACAGTGAAACGCTTGTGTCGTTTGATTTGAATCTGCGCCTGAATCTATGGTCTCTCGACACAGCCCGGCAGACCATTGAAGCGTTTTTGCCCTTGGCCGACATAGTGCTGCCGTCAGATGATGAGGCGAACACTCTCCTGGGCACTTGCGATCCTAAGGCGCAAATCGCGCATTTTCAGCGTCACGGCGCAAGATTTGTTCTTCTCAAGCGTGGCCACCAGGGGGCCGTCCTGGCAACATCAGCGGACCAGTTTGAGATCAGGGCACCGCACGCGGATGCCGTCGATGCCACAGGGGCGGGTGACAGTTTTGCCGGTGCTTTTCTGGCGTATCTTCTGGAAACCGGAAATGAAACGGAAGCCGCAAGACGGGCTGCGATCGTCGCAGCCGGAACAGTGAGCGGTTATGGCGCGATTGAAGCTATTCCGGACCGGACCACAGTTCTGAAAACTGCCGGTTGA
- a CDS encoding RNA-binding S4 domain-containing protein produces the protein MPETGEFSASGSLRIDKWLWYARVTKSRSLAQKLATSGHIRVNKEKIASASKAVKPGDVLTIARERGVLILKIIALGKRRGPYEEARKLYEDLSPPPPPKADPPTQAPGQREAGSGRPTKRDRRKMDAFRSES, from the coding sequence ATTCCGGAGACCGGTGAATTCTCTGCCTCAGGCAGCCTGCGCATCGACAAGTGGCTCTGGTACGCCAGGGTCACGAAGTCCCGGTCTCTTGCGCAAAAACTGGCGACCTCCGGTCATATCCGGGTCAACAAGGAAAAAATCGCTTCTGCAAGCAAAGCAGTTAAGCCCGGTGATGTTCTGACCATCGCGCGGGAACGCGGCGTGCTCATTCTCAAGATCATCGCACTCGGCAAACGGCGCGGCCCTTACGAGGAAGCCCGTAAGCTTTATGAAGACTTGTCGCCTCCGCCACCTCCAAAGGCTGATCCTCCTACGCAGGCACCTGGCCAACGGGAAGCCGGGTCAGGCCGTCCGACCAAACGAGATCGCCGCAAGATGGATGCATTTCGCAGCGAAAGCTGA
- a CDS encoding TRAP transporter large permease, translated as MTLELALCLLTLFFLAGIGTPIGYAIILASTVYLAVGGLDIALTGEKILQGLYKSFVLLAVPLFIVAANIMNAGTISERLLNFCVAAVGRFRGGLGHVNVVASLIFSGMSGSAVADAAGIGKIIIEMMTKEGRYSRGYAAAITAASATIGPIIPPSIPMVLYALVSNASIGALFLAGILPGLVMGAVLMGMNSYLSAKRGFALEKPVPLRELPRRTANAFPALLMPAILLYGIYGGVTTPTEAAAVAAFYALLLAALFYRALTIHSLYRIFVESARSSAAVGIVIGGALILNFIVVSENIPGMMSDFLTGVDVHPLVFLLLVNLLVLLLGCVLDATTIILVIVPLFIPTCKALGIDLVHFGVLVVVNSMIGLITPPYGILLFVINAVTGIPLREIIGEIWPFLGVLVLALLVLIVFPDIVLFLPRLFGYVG; from the coding sequence ATGACGCTCGAGCTTGCCCTCTGCCTCCTGACCCTGTTTTTTCTGGCGGGCATCGGGACCCCGATCGGCTACGCAATCATTCTGGCATCGACCGTTTATTTGGCCGTTGGAGGGCTGGATATCGCTCTGACCGGTGAGAAGATCCTTCAAGGCCTCTATAAGAGCTTTGTGCTCTTGGCTGTCCCGTTGTTCATCGTTGCGGCCAACATCATGAATGCCGGCACGATTTCAGAGCGATTGCTGAATTTCTGCGTCGCTGCCGTCGGCCGATTTCGCGGCGGGCTTGGGCATGTCAACGTAGTGGCATCGCTCATTTTTTCCGGAATGTCGGGATCGGCGGTCGCAGACGCTGCGGGCATCGGAAAAATCATCATCGAGATGATGACCAAGGAAGGCCGGTACAGCCGGGGATATGCTGCCGCAATCACGGCAGCTTCCGCAACAATCGGGCCCATCATACCGCCGTCAATCCCGATGGTGCTTTACGCACTTGTCTCCAACGCGTCGATAGGCGCCCTGTTTCTCGCGGGCATATTGCCGGGACTTGTGATGGGAGCCGTCCTGATGGGAATGAATTCCTATCTGTCGGCCAAAAGAGGTTTTGCACTTGAGAAACCGGTTCCGTTGCGCGAATTGCCGCGCCGCACAGCCAATGCATTTCCTGCGCTGCTTATGCCGGCCATATTGCTTTACGGTATCTATGGAGGCGTTACCACGCCCACGGAAGCTGCTGCTGTGGCAGCTTTTTATGCGCTTTTACTGGCTGCCCTTTTTTACCGTGCGCTCACGATCCATTCGCTCTACCGCATTTTCGTGGAGAGTGCGCGCTCGTCAGCAGCTGTCGGAATTGTTATTGGCGGAGCGCTGATCCTGAACTTCATCGTTGTATCGGAAAACATTCCCGGCATGATGTCGGACTTTCTGACCGGCGTTGACGTTCATCCGCTTGTATTCCTGCTTCTGGTCAATCTGCTGGTGCTTTTGCTCGGATGCGTTCTGGACGCGACAACCATCATTCTTGTGATCGTTCCCCTGTTCATTCCGACATGCAAGGCGCTGGGCATAGACCTGGTGCATTTTGGCGTTTTGGTCGTCGTGAATTCCATGATCGGTCTGATCACGCCGCCTTACGGTATTCTGCTCTTTGTCATCAACGCGGTAACCGGGATCCCGCTTCGAGAGATCATCGGTGAAATCTGGCCGTTTCTCGGCGTCCTGGTGCTTGCTCTGCTGGTGCTGATCGTCTTTCCGGATATTGTTTTGTTCCTGCCACGTTTGTTTGGGTACGTGGGATGA
- a CDS encoding VOC family protein: MLSGVCIGTNDIEAAGIFYDKVLAKLGMQRVLDEPHELGYAGSDGRTTVFVVLPFDEQPATFGNGTQIMFYAPDADGVDAFHATALESGGTDEGAPGPRHYHPDYYGAYVRDLDGNKLNVSVDLAGK, translated from the coding sequence ATGCTCTCTGGCGTCTGTATTGGAACCAACGACATCGAAGCCGCCGGCATCTTTTACGACAAGGTGCTGGCAAAGTTGGGCATGCAGCGTGTGCTGGATGAGCCGCATGAACTGGGCTACGCAGGCAGCGATGGCCGGACCACAGTTTTCGTTGTTCTCCCCTTTGACGAGCAGCCTGCGACCTTTGGCAATGGCACACAGATCATGTTTTATGCGCCGGATGCCGACGGCGTAGACGCATTCCACGCAACCGCACTCGAGAGCGGGGGCACGGACGAGGGTGCGCCGGGACCACGCCACTATCACCCGGACTATTACGGAGCCTATGTCCGAGATCTTGACGGAAACAAGCTCAACGTATCCGTCGATCTTGCGGGTAAATGA
- a CDS encoding RNA polymerase factor sigma-32, which yields MSMSEKRQLVRAAMKAPYLTREEELELAVRWRDDRDEKALEKLSLSHMRLVIAVASRFRNFGLNLGDLIQEGHVGLLEAAARFEPEREVRFSTYATWWIRASIQDYILRNWSIVRGGTSSSQKALFFNLRRLRAKLSGNQTPLTDSELHQKIADAIGVKQSDVALMNARLSGPDTSLNAPVTDTEGSSADRQDFLVSDAPLPDEIVTGSIDSERRSRWLSSALKVLSERELKIVRERRLSEEGATLESLGTKLGISKERVRQIESRAMEKLKSALLAEQPDQAVYSA from the coding sequence ATGTCCATGAGCGAAAAACGTCAGCTCGTTCGAGCAGCAATGAAAGCCCCTTACCTGACACGTGAGGAAGAGCTCGAACTGGCTGTTCGATGGCGAGACGATCGAGATGAAAAGGCGCTTGAAAAACTGTCTTTGTCTCACATGCGCCTGGTGATTGCCGTCGCTTCGCGATTCCGCAATTTCGGCCTGAACCTCGGCGACCTGATTCAGGAAGGACATGTCGGCCTCCTCGAGGCAGCCGCCCGCTTCGAACCCGAGCGGGAAGTTCGCTTCTCAACCTACGCGACATGGTGGATCCGCGCCTCGATCCAGGACTATATCCTGCGAAACTGGTCGATTGTCCGCGGCGGCACCTCGTCCTCGCAAAAGGCGTTGTTCTTCAATCTGCGCAGGCTCCGCGCCAAATTGTCCGGCAATCAGACCCCGCTCACCGATAGTGAATTGCATCAGAAAATCGCAGACGCGATCGGCGTAAAACAGTCCGACGTGGCACTTATGAATGCACGCCTGTCCGGACCGGATACATCCTTGAACGCTCCGGTGACAGACACTGAAGGGTCAAGCGCCGACAGGCAGGACTTCCTTGTGTCCGATGCTCCACTACCTGATGAAATCGTCACTGGCAGCATCGATTCAGAGCGGCGGAGCCGCTGGTTGAGTTCAGCACTCAAGGTTCTGAGCGAACGCGAGCTGAAGATCGTTCGGGAACGCCGTCTTTCCGAAGAAGGAGCAACTCTTGAATCGCTCGGCACCAAGCTTGGCATTTCCAAGGAACGCGTAAGGCAAATCGAAAGCCGGGCAATGGAGAAGCTGAAATCAGCACTTCTGGCCGAGCAGCCGGATCAGGCGGTCTACAGCGCCTGA
- a CDS encoding bifunctional sugar phosphate isomerase/epimerase/4-hydroxyphenylpyruvate dioxygenase family protein yields MKASIATVSISGNLVEKLKAISSAGFYGVEIFEQDFIAHDGTPRDVGNMVRDFGLEITLFQPFRDFECLPEPLRSKAFDRMERKFDVMQELGTDLVLICSSVHPASLGGIDRAADDLRELGQRAAERGLRVGYEALAWGRHVNDHRDAWEIVRRANHPNTGLILDSFHTLGRKLSPESIRSIPGDRIFFVQVADAPAIEMDLLYWSRHFRNMPGEGDLDVKHFMQAVAATGYDGPVSLEIFNDQFRGGNPSTVALDGYRSLMALMDDVRRVEPEASIDLPDLPERVVVEGIEFIEFAARGDELTFLSDLLMQLGFSRVGIHRNKAIALWQQGNIRIVVNSETAGHAGAVWSAKGLSVCDIGLRVNSAGDALRRARTLGAKPFAQPLGPGELDIPAIRGLGGSVFHFIDAESGLAEVWHQEFEGKPTAAATEGPLKAFDHIAQTMNYQDMLSWSLFFTSLFQMKKLPMIDVVDPDGLVRSQAIESEDRKTKITLNGAETHRTLAGSFAAKHFGAAVQHLAFSTEDVFDAAEALSSNGFEILPIPGNYYADLAARFDFPDDLLERLRAANILYDEENGAPFFQFYSRQTAGGLFIEIVQRDAAYSGFGAPNAPFRIAAQKRAGLAKGMPAT; encoded by the coding sequence ATGAAGGCGTCGATTGCAACTGTGTCCATCTCGGGCAATCTGGTTGAGAAACTGAAGGCGATTTCCAGCGCCGGTTTCTACGGTGTGGAGATCTTCGAACAGGATTTCATTGCCCATGACGGCACGCCGAGAGACGTTGGGAACATGGTTCGCGACTTTGGTCTGGAAATAACGCTGTTTCAGCCATTCCGGGACTTTGAATGCTTGCCGGAACCATTGCGCAGCAAAGCTTTCGACCGCATGGAACGCAAGTTCGATGTGATGCAGGAACTGGGGACAGACCTCGTGCTGATCTGCTCTTCCGTCCATCCGGCTTCCCTTGGTGGGATAGACCGTGCTGCCGATGATTTGAGAGAACTTGGCCAAAGAGCAGCTGAACGTGGCCTGCGTGTCGGCTATGAAGCTCTTGCGTGGGGACGTCATGTGAATGACCACCGCGATGCCTGGGAAATCGTTCGCCGCGCAAATCATCCCAATACCGGTCTGATCCTGGACAGTTTTCATACGTTGGGAAGGAAACTGAGCCCGGAGTCCATTCGGTCAATTCCCGGCGACCGCATCTTCTTTGTTCAGGTTGCCGATGCCCCAGCTATAGAGATGGACCTGCTCTACTGGTCTCGTCACTTTCGCAATATGCCGGGTGAGGGCGATCTTGATGTGAAACATTTCATGCAGGCGGTTGCTGCCACCGGCTATGACGGCCCGGTGAGCCTTGAGATTTTCAATGATCAGTTTCGGGGCGGCAACCCATCGACTGTTGCATTGGATGGTTACAGATCGCTGATGGCTTTGATGGACGATGTGCGGCGCGTCGAGCCGGAAGCATCAATCGACCTGCCTGATCTTCCAGAACGTGTTGTTGTGGAGGGTATCGAGTTCATCGAATTTGCGGCGCGCGGAGACGAGCTCACCTTCCTGTCCGATCTGCTCATGCAGTTGGGGTTCAGCCGGGTTGGCATTCACCGGAACAAGGCTATCGCTCTATGGCAGCAGGGAAACATTAGAATTGTGGTCAATTCTGAAACAGCAGGACATGCCGGGGCCGTCTGGAGCGCCAAAGGTCTTTCGGTCTGCGATATAGGCTTGCGTGTGAACTCAGCCGGCGATGCCCTTCGGCGTGCCCGCACACTTGGTGCAAAGCCTTTTGCGCAGCCTCTGGGCCCTGGCGAACTGGACATACCGGCTATCCGAGGCCTTGGCGGTTCAGTCTTTCATTTTATCGATGCTGAAAGCGGCTTGGCGGAGGTCTGGCACCAGGAGTTTGAAGGTAAACCGACCGCTGCTGCTACAGAAGGTCCTTTGAAAGCATTCGATCATATTGCTCAAACGATGAATTATCAGGACATGCTTAGCTGGTCGCTGTTCTTCACGTCGTTGTTTCAAATGAAAAAACTGCCCATGATCGACGTGGTCGACCCGGATGGGCTGGTGCGAAGCCAGGCAATTGAAAGCGAAGACCGCAAGACGAAAATAACTTTGAACGGCGCTGAAACCCATCGGACGCTTGCTGGCTCCTTTGCTGCGAAACACTTCGGCGCTGCCGTTCAGCATCTGGCCTTTTCAACCGAAGACGTTTTTGATGCCGCTGAAGCTCTGTCATCCAACGGTTTTGAAATATTGCCAATACCCGGCAACTATTATGCCGACCTGGCTGCTAGGTTCGATTTTCCAGATGATCTGTTGGAGCGGCTGAGAGCTGCAAACATCCTTTACGACGAGGAAAACGGTGCACCGTTCTTTCAGTTCTATTCGCGTCAGACCGCCGGTGGCCTGTTTATCGAAATCGTGCAACGGGATGCCGCATATTCGGGCTTTGGTGCACCAAATGCACCGTTTCGCATCGCCGCTCAAAAACGAGCCGGGCTCGCCAAAGGCATGCCTGCCACGTAG
- a CDS encoding CarD family transcriptional regulator, translated as MATNTKKTAQRQGFKTGEYIVYPAHGVGQITAIEEQNVAGHSLELLVIVFEQDKMTLRVPVAKITSVGMRKLGDPAAVKKALETVRGRPRVKRTMWSRRAQEYEAKINSGDLIAISEVVRDLFRSENQPEQSYSERQLYEAALDRMAREIAAVNKCSETEAIKQIEQNLAKSPSRIKAAEAAEAGSDDDEDKEEAA; from the coding sequence ATGGCAACGAACACCAAAAAGACCGCGCAGCGTCAAGGATTCAAGACCGGCGAGTACATCGTTTATCCGGCGCATGGCGTCGGCCAGATTACCGCTATTGAAGAGCAAAACGTGGCAGGTCACTCTTTGGAGTTGCTCGTTATCGTTTTTGAACAGGACAAGATGACCCTGCGCGTCCCGGTCGCGAAGATCACGTCCGTCGGCATGCGCAAGCTGGGTGATCCGGCAGCTGTCAAGAAAGCTCTGGAAACCGTTCGCGGCCGTCCGCGCGTCAAGCGCACCATGTGGAGCCGCCGTGCGCAGGAATATGAAGCAAAGATCAATTCCGGCGACCTGATCGCGATCTCCGAGGTTGTTCGCGACCTTTTCCGCTCTGAAAACCAGCCGGAACAGTCCTACTCCGAGCGCCAGCTGTATGAAGCAGCACTGGATCGTATGGCGCGTGAAATCGCAGCCGTGAACAAATGCTCTGAAACCGAGGCGATCAAGCAGATCGAGCAGAACCTGGCAAAGTCCCCGAGCCGGATTAAAGCTGCCGAAGCTGCCGAAGCCGGCTCGGATGATGACGAAGACAAGGAAGAAGCCGCTTAA
- the fdxA gene encoding ferredoxin FdxA, translating to MTYVVTDNCIKCKYTDCVEVCPVDCFYEGENFLVINPDECIDCGVCEPECPAEAILPDTEPGLEKWIEVNAEYSEKWPNITEKKEPLPDAAEYDGKENKFEKFFSPNPPS from the coding sequence ATGACCTACGTCGTCACAGACAATTGCATCAAGTGCAAATACACCGACTGTGTTGAAGTGTGCCCGGTGGACTGCTTCTATGAAGGTGAGAACTTCCTCGTCATTAATCCGGACGAGTGCATCGATTGCGGCGTGTGCGAACCCGAGTGTCCGGCGGAAGCCATTCTTCCTGATACGGAGCCGGGATTGGAAAAGTGGATTGAGGTCAATGCCGAGTATTCGGAGAAGTGGCCGAACATAACCGAAAAGAAAGAACCGCTGCCCGACGCAGCTGAATACGACGGCAAAGAAAATAAATTCGAGAAATTTTTCTCGCCAAACCCGCCGTCTTGA
- a CDS encoding shikimate dehydrogenase: MRAGLVGSGIGPSLTPELHEREGHAQEIDYRYERFDTSSGRWKGASLSEILDHAEKRSFAGLNITHPFKVHTCQLVDRLEGAAAHIKTVNTVLFRDGCRIGHSTDYSGFREAMRNSSLPLRSQRIVQFGAGGAGAATALALIDEKVLALQLVDTDKERAECLVAQLKEARPDADTSAVTPEDVDFQRYRGVVNATPVGMYSYPGLPFDLSSFSPTAWVADIVYRPLETDLVCAAHQLGRQVLDGGAMALNQAVHAFRLLTDCRPDTSRMGSVFASLLADQDLEAEA; this comes from the coding sequence ATGAGAGCCGGGCTGGTCGGATCCGGAATAGGCCCATCTTTGACCCCTGAGCTGCATGAGCGAGAAGGGCACGCGCAGGAAATCGACTATCGTTATGAGCGTTTCGACACTTCGTCCGGCCGGTGGAAGGGCGCCTCCTTGTCCGAGATCCTGGATCACGCCGAAAAACGCAGCTTTGCCGGACTGAACATTACCCATCCCTTCAAGGTTCATACCTGCCAGCTCGTAGACCGGCTGGAAGGTGCCGCCGCGCACATCAAAACTGTGAACACGGTCCTGTTCCGGGATGGTTGCCGTATTGGCCATTCTACTGACTATTCCGGGTTCAGAGAAGCTATGAGGAACAGTTCGCTTCCCCTGCGCAGTCAGAGGATCGTGCAATTTGGTGCCGGAGGTGCAGGCGCGGCAACTGCACTGGCCCTGATCGATGAAAAGGTTTTGGCACTTCAGCTCGTCGATACGGACAAAGAACGAGCGGAGTGTCTGGTTGCTCAGTTGAAAGAAGCGCGACCAGACGCCGATACCAGTGCCGTAACTCCAGAAGATGTTGATTTCCAACGTTACCGCGGCGTCGTCAACGCGACGCCGGTTGGCATGTATTCCTATCCAGGATTGCCTTTCGACCTTTCTTCATTCAGTCCCACGGCCTGGGTTGCCGACATCGTTTACCGCCCCTTGGAGACCGACCTTGTTTGCGCTGCGCACCAACTGGGTCGTCAGGTTCTGGATGGCGGCGCAATGGCACTCAATCAGGCCGTTCACGCTTTTAGGCTCCTGACAGATTGCCGACCGGATACTTCGCGAATGGGATCGGTATTTGCCTCATTGCTGGCCGACCAAGACTTGGAGGCAGAAGCATGA